The Nitrosococcus watsonii C-113 genome includes the window AAGAGCATGAGACCAAAGATGCGCGTTTAGTGACGGTGGAATTGCCGGAACTGGGTGGTAACTCTACCCTGGAAGTTTGGCATACTCCCTGCTCCCCGGAAACGGGCTATGTAGGAGAAATCCGGTATAGTCGGACCGATACGGTGTTATTTGGCTATATACAATTCGAAGTAAGCCGGGTTCCAGGGATGGAACAAGCTACTTATGACGCCTATCGTGCCATCTTGGCCTGCCAGCAACACCTAGGTTATCCTTACTTGTTGCGAACCTGGAACTATTTGTCGGATATTCACCGGGAGGAAGACGGACTAGAGCGCTACCGGGCCTTTTGCCTGGGACGGCACCGAATCCTAGAGACAACTCCGGATTTTGAGCGCCATCTAGTGGCAGCTACCGCCATGGGAACCCGTACCTCCCAAGTGCTGATCTATTTCTTGGCGGCGCATGAACCCGGTTTTCGATTAGAAAATCCGCGCCAAGTGAGCGCCTTTCGCTACCCATCCCACTATGCTCCTCGTAGTCCTTCGTTTTCCCGCGCCACGTTAAAACCTTGGGGCGCTGAGGCCCATCTTTATATTTCCGGGACGGCTAGCATCGTTGGCCATGAAACCCGGCATGTAGACAACCCGCTAGCCCAGCTTGATGAAACGCTTAATAACTTGCAATCGCTGGCGGATAATGCGCGGCGTTTGCATGGATTAGCGATTCAATCGCTGGATGAATTGAGTTTGCTAAAGGTTTACTTACGTCAGGGTGTGGAGATGGCGCCCATTGTCCAATGTTTGCAGCGGCGCCTCGGTGGCAGAGTGCCAGCTTTGTTTCTCCAGGGGGATGTTTGTCGAAACGACTTATTGCTGGAAATTGAGGCCTTCCATGCGGGGATATTAGGAATTCCTGAAAAGGCGCTCGGGGGATAACGCTTACCTGAGCAGCGTCGCGTTTAATGTTCGCGACATTTTATTCTGTAAGTAATATCTCTAATAGGCGGCTGTAGATTCGGGAGAGTGTTTCCAGATCTGCCACAGCAACGCATTCATTGACTTTGTGAATGGTGGCGTTGATGGGACCAACCTCCACGACCTGTGCTCCTGTGGGAGCGATAAACCTTCCATCCGAGGTGCCGCCAGTTGTGGAAAATTCCGCATCAAGTCCAGTGATGTCCCGTACCGCCTGAGAAACCGCTGCCATCAAATTCCCTGGCATGGTGCGGAAA containing:
- a CDS encoding chorismate transformation enzyme, FkbO/Hyg5 family, coding for MGNNRRQRVSDCLNSPFQVRYENAARLQTLLNEEGLLAVISFGQEHETKDARLVTVELPELGGNSTLEVWHTPCSPETGYVGEIRYSRTDTVLFGYIQFEVSRVPGMEQATYDAYRAILACQQHLGYPYLLRTWNYLSDIHREEDGLERYRAFCLGRHRILETTPDFERHLVAATAMGTRTSQVLIYFLAAHEPGFRLENPRQVSAFRYPSHYAPRSPSFSRATLKPWGAEAHLYISGTASIVGHETRHVDNPLAQLDETLNNLQSLADNARRLHGLAIQSLDELSLLKVYLRQGVEMAPIVQCLQRRLGGRVPALFLQGDVCRNDLLLEIEAFHAGILGIPEKALGG